A genome region from Streptomyces antimycoticus includes the following:
- a CDS encoding sugar phosphate isomerase/epimerase family protein — protein sequence MKRAQEHPELAETLRRRRFLGVAAGATAATLVGTATANAAQTGTSAQSDTSAQKGRGGPLVPRGHLGIQLYTLRDQVQSIGFAGVFKELARYGYDQVEFAGYTQGTGDITLKQLTRLMRDHGLRGIGSHVGYYSDDPKAYTFATNLTQVLDDAEALGLPHVGTASGPWRYGSTVDGWKRCAEEFNTYGAAAKARGMKFYQHNHAEEFSFATDRPDVRLYDVLLAETDPELVHLEMDIYWAYVGQYRFGKRVDGSPAPFEPLDYVLRAPHRYPLFHVKDGEQDETATDGYRMVDVGDGDIDYRRFLTAVGRTHGGRRHHWMVEHDEPADSLTTARRSARYLRSLRCGGRG from the coding sequence GTGAAGAGGGCTCAGGAACACCCCGAACTCGCCGAGACGCTCCGCCGCCGCAGATTCCTCGGCGTCGCCGCGGGTGCCACGGCCGCCACCCTGGTCGGCACGGCCACCGCCAACGCCGCCCAGACCGGCACCTCGGCCCAGAGCGACACATCGGCCCAGAAGGGCCGGGGCGGCCCGCTGGTGCCCCGCGGCCACCTCGGCATCCAGCTCTACACCCTCCGCGACCAGGTGCAGTCCATCGGCTTCGCCGGGGTCTTCAAGGAGCTGGCCCGGTACGGCTACGACCAGGTGGAGTTCGCCGGATACACCCAGGGCACCGGCGACATCACCCTCAAGCAGCTCACGCGGCTGATGCGGGACCACGGGCTGCGCGGTATCGGCAGCCACGTCGGCTACTACTCCGACGACCCGAAGGCGTACACCTTCGCCACCAACCTCACCCAGGTGCTGGACGACGCCGAGGCGCTGGGCCTGCCGCATGTGGGCACCGCCTCCGGACCCTGGCGCTACGGCTCCACGGTGGACGGCTGGAAGCGCTGTGCGGAGGAGTTCAACACCTACGGCGCGGCGGCCAAGGCGCGCGGGATGAAGTTCTACCAGCACAACCACGCCGAGGAGTTCTCCTTCGCCACCGACCGGCCGGACGTCCGCCTCTACGACGTGCTGCTCGCCGAGACCGACCCCGAGCTGGTCCATCTGGAGATGGACATCTACTGGGCGTATGTGGGCCAGTACCGCTTCGGCAAGAGGGTGGACGGCTCCCCGGCGCCCTTCGAACCGCTCGACTACGTCCTGCGCGCCCCGCACCGCTATCCGCTCTTCCACGTCAAGGACGGCGAACAGGACGAAACCGCCACCGACGGCTACCGGATGGTGGACGTCGGTGACGGTGACATCGACTATCGCCGCTTCCTGACCGCGGTCGGCAGGACCCATGGCGGCCGCCGCCACCACTGGATGGTGGAGCACGACGAGCCCGCCGATTCGCTCACCACCGCCCGCCGCTCCGCCCGCTATCTGCGGTCACTGCGGTGCGGCGGACGGGGCTGA
- a CDS encoding TatD family hydrolase translates to MRIFDPHIHMTSRTTDDYEAMYAAGVRAVVEPSFWLGQPRTSPASFYDYFDSLLGWEPFRAAQHGIAHHCTLALNPKEANDPRCAPVLDELPRYLVKDGVVAVGEIGYDSMTPAEDAALAAQLQLAADHGLPALVHTPHRDKLAGLRRTLDVVKESALPMDHVLVDHLNETTVKEAKDSGCWLGFSVYPDTKMDEQRMVAILREYGPARVLVNSAADWGRSDPLKTRKVGDLMRAEGFTEDDVDQVLWRNPVAFYGLSGRLDLDLDSEETEATATHEGNSILRGGGPATAPTER, encoded by the coding sequence ATGCGCATCTTCGACCCGCACATCCATATGACCTCCCGCACCACCGACGACTACGAGGCCATGTACGCCGCGGGGGTGCGCGCCGTCGTCGAGCCGTCCTTCTGGCTCGGACAGCCGCGCACCTCGCCCGCCAGCTTCTACGACTACTTCGACTCCCTGCTCGGCTGGGAGCCGTTCCGGGCCGCCCAGCACGGCATCGCCCACCACTGCACCCTGGCCCTCAACCCCAAGGAGGCCAACGACCCGCGCTGCGCCCCCGTCCTGGACGAGCTGCCGCGCTATCTCGTCAAGGACGGCGTCGTGGCCGTGGGCGAGATCGGCTACGACTCCATGACACCCGCCGAGGACGCCGCCCTCGCCGCCCAGTTGCAGCTCGCCGCCGACCACGGCCTGCCCGCCCTCGTGCACACCCCGCACCGCGACAAGCTGGCCGGACTGCGCCGCACCCTCGACGTCGTCAAGGAGTCCGCGCTGCCCATGGACCACGTCCTGGTCGACCACCTCAACGAGACCACCGTCAAGGAGGCCAAGGACAGCGGCTGCTGGCTGGGCTTCTCCGTCTATCCCGACACCAAGATGGACGAGCAGCGGATGGTCGCGATCCTGCGCGAGTACGGGCCCGCGCGGGTCCTGGTCAACTCCGCCGCCGACTGGGGCAGGAGCGACCCGCTCAAGACCCGCAAGGTCGGCGACCTGATGCGCGCCGAGGGCTTCACCGAGGACGACGTCGACCAGGTGCTGTGGCGCAACCCGGTCGCGTTCTACGGGCTCAGCGGCCGCCTGGACCTCGACCTCGACAGCGAGGAGACCGAGGCCACCGCCACCCACGAGGGCAACTCCATCCTGCGCGGCGGCGGCCCGGCCACCGCGCCGACGGAACGGTGA
- a CDS encoding sugar phosphate isomerase/epimerase family protein: MSRPRPEPLRFAYGTNGLTDLRLTDALALLADLGYDGVSLTLDHMHLDPLAPDLASRTGRVARDLERLGLGVAIETGARYVLDARRKHHPTLLDPDPEARGARVDLLLRAVRVAADLGAPAVHGFSGVLPPGESEETAWRRLADALEPVVVAAEAAGVALAIEPEPGHLLADLAGFHRLRTALGDPAALGLTLDIGHCQCLEPDPPAECVRAAAPWVRHVQIEDMRRGVHEHLPFGEGEIDFPPVLEALYAAGYRGLVGVELPRHSHAGPELARTSLRFLQDAERAAIEGGVRC, from the coding sequence ATGAGCCGTCCCCGCCCGGAACCCCTGCGCTTCGCCTACGGCACCAACGGCCTGACCGACCTCCGCCTGACCGACGCCCTCGCCCTCCTCGCCGACCTCGGCTACGACGGCGTCTCGCTGACCCTCGACCATATGCATCTCGACCCGCTCGCCCCGGACCTCGCCTCCCGCACCGGCCGCGTCGCCCGCGACCTCGAGCGGCTCGGCCTCGGCGTCGCGATCGAGACCGGCGCCCGGTACGTTCTCGACGCCCGGCGCAAGCACCACCCCACCTTGCTCGACCCGGACCCCGAGGCCCGCGGCGCCCGTGTCGATCTGCTGCTGCGGGCCGTACGGGTGGCGGCCGACCTCGGGGCACCGGCCGTGCACGGCTTCAGCGGGGTGCTGCCGCCCGGCGAGTCCGAGGAGACGGCGTGGCGGCGGCTCGCGGACGCCCTCGAGCCGGTGGTCGTCGCCGCCGAGGCGGCGGGTGTGGCCCTCGCGATCGAGCCGGAGCCGGGGCATCTCCTCGCCGACCTCGCCGGATTCCACCGGCTGCGCACGGCGCTCGGCGATCCGGCAGCCCTCGGTCTCACCCTCGACATCGGCCACTGCCAGTGCCTGGAGCCCGACCCGCCCGCCGAGTGCGTGCGCGCGGCGGCGCCCTGGGTGCGGCATGTGCAGATCGAGGACATGCGGCGCGGGGTGCACGAGCATCTGCCGTTCGGCGAGGGGGAGATCGACTTCCCGCCGGTCCTGGAGGCGCTGTACGCCGCCGGGTACCGGGGGCTCGTCGGTGTCGAACTGCCCCGTCACTCCCACGCCGGCCCCGAACTGGCCCGCACCTCCCTGCGCTTCCTCCAGGACGCCGAACGGGCCGCGATCGAGGGAGGCGTCCGATGCTGA
- a CDS encoding EboA domain-containing protein — protein MDAPTAARLYAQGTGAERRAVLLALPHLRLDASDAVPLVEDALRTNDTRLVAAAVGPYAARHLSPHSWRQAVLKCLFTGVPLTAVAAWERRARGDAELARMLTDYARERTAAGRPVPADLDRVLALTSRTAATSPTATTAPTRALTREES, from the coding sequence GTGGACGCGCCGACCGCCGCGAGGCTGTACGCGCAGGGCACCGGCGCCGAGCGCCGCGCAGTCCTCCTCGCGCTGCCGCATCTCCGTCTCGACGCCTCGGACGCCGTCCCGCTCGTCGAGGACGCCCTGCGGACCAATGACACCCGGCTCGTGGCCGCCGCCGTCGGCCCGTACGCCGCCCGCCACCTCTCGCCGCACAGCTGGCGGCAGGCCGTGCTCAAGTGCCTGTTCACCGGCGTCCCGCTCACCGCCGTCGCCGCATGGGAGCGCCGGGCGCGCGGGGACGCCGAGCTGGCCCGCATGCTCACCGACTACGCCAGGGAGCGCACCGCCGCCGGCCGTCCCGTGCCCGCCGATCTCGACCGCGTACTGGCCCTGACGTCCCGGACAGCCGCGACGTCCCCGACCGCCACGACGGCCCCCACCCGCGCCCTGACCCGCGAGGAGTCCTGA
- a CDS encoding PQQ-dependent sugar dehydrogenase: protein MHRKRLRLRGPLALVTSALLVGAGLALTAPPAGADQPAPAAEEFQQVTLAKGEPEMGEPMTLAVLPDRSVLHTSRDGTLRLTDAGGNTTVAGKIPVYTHDEEGLQGVGVDPGFSDNRAIYLYYAPPLDTPAGDAPDNGTPADFAKFDGLNRLSRFVLKTDGTLDLASEKKVLEVPTSRGICCHVGGDIDFDAQGNLYLSTGDDTNPFASDGYSPIDERSDRNPAYDAQRSAANTNDLRGKILRIKVADDGSYTVPDGNLFAPGTDKTRPEIYAMGFRNPFRLSVDKPTGTVYVGDYGPDAGAADPKRGPGGQVEFARVTKAGNFGWPYCTGKNDAYVDYDFATGASGSAFDCAAPKNTSPHNTGLTDLPPAQEAWIPYDGASVPEFGNGSESPMGGPVYRYDASLDSPVKFPESYDGNFFAGEFGRRWIKRIEQGTDGTVQKINDFPWSGTQVMDMAFGPDGALYVLDYGTGYFNGDENSALFRIENATGGHAPIVEASASVTSGQAPLTTEFTAKATDADGDRLSYAWDFGDGATSTEQNPSHTYEKNGTYTATVTATDRGGLTGTASAHVTVGNTAPKVTLELPGDGQLFTFGDKVPFKVTVTDPEDGTVDCSKVKVTHILGHDSHGHPITSANGCEGTLQTSADSEHDPNANIFGVFDAEYTDQGAGGQPPLTTHDQNIVQPKHRQAEHYGDSQGVDVINHTPANGGKTVGNIENGDWIAFTPYLLANAKDFTARVSSAGAGGTLEVRAGSPTGTLLGSATVPVTGDWETFQDVTTPLQNPPAETTKLYLVFTGGAGALFDVDDFTIGTG, encoded by the coding sequence ACCGTTCGGTGCTGCACACCTCCCGCGACGGCACCCTGCGGCTGACGGACGCGGGCGGCAACACCACGGTCGCGGGGAAGATCCCGGTCTACACCCACGACGAGGAAGGGCTCCAAGGCGTCGGCGTCGACCCGGGGTTCAGCGACAACCGCGCGATCTACCTGTACTACGCCCCGCCGCTGGACACCCCCGCCGGCGACGCGCCCGACAACGGCACCCCGGCGGACTTCGCCAAGTTCGACGGCCTCAACCGGCTGTCCCGATTCGTGCTGAAGACCGACGGCACCCTCGACCTGGCCAGCGAGAAGAAGGTGCTGGAGGTCCCCACCTCCCGCGGCATCTGCTGCCACGTCGGCGGTGACATCGACTTCGACGCACAGGGCAATCTGTACCTGTCCACCGGCGACGACACCAACCCGTTCGCCTCCGACGGCTACTCGCCCATCGACGAGCGGTCCGACCGCAACCCGGCCTACGACGCCCAGCGCTCGGCCGCCAACACCAACGACCTGCGCGGCAAGATCCTGCGCATCAAGGTCGCCGACGACGGCTCGTACACCGTCCCGGACGGCAACCTCTTCGCGCCGGGCACCGACAAGACCCGGCCCGAGATCTACGCGATGGGCTTCCGTAACCCCTTCCGGCTGAGCGTCGACAAGCCCACCGGCACCGTCTACGTCGGCGACTACGGACCGGACGCGGGCGCCGCCGACCCGAAGCGCGGCCCCGGCGGGCAGGTGGAGTTCGCCCGGGTGACCAAGGCGGGCAACTTCGGCTGGCCGTACTGCACCGGCAAGAACGACGCCTACGTCGACTACGACTTCGCCACCGGCGCCTCCGGCTCCGCCTTCGACTGCGCCGCCCCGAAGAACACCTCCCCGCACAACACGGGCCTGACCGACCTGCCGCCCGCCCAGGAGGCGTGGATCCCCTACGACGGCGCTTCGGTGCCCGAGTTCGGCAACGGCTCTGAGTCCCCGATGGGCGGCCCGGTCTACCGTTACGACGCCTCGCTGGACTCCCCGGTGAAGTTCCCCGAGAGCTACGACGGGAACTTCTTCGCGGGCGAGTTCGGCCGCCGCTGGATCAAGCGGATCGAGCAGGGCACCGACGGCACCGTCCAGAAGATCAACGATTTCCCGTGGTCCGGCACCCAAGTGATGGACATGGCCTTCGGCCCGGACGGCGCCCTGTACGTCCTGGACTACGGCACCGGCTACTTCAACGGCGACGAGAACTCCGCCCTGTTCCGGATCGAGAACGCCACCGGCGGCCACGCCCCCATCGTCGAGGCGAGCGCCTCGGTGACCAGCGGCCAGGCCCCGCTGACCACCGAGTTCACCGCCAAGGCCACCGACGCCGACGGCGACCGGCTCAGCTACGCGTGGGACTTCGGAGACGGCGCCACCTCCACCGAGCAGAACCCCTCCCACACCTATGAGAAGAACGGCACCTACACCGCGACGGTGACCGCCACCGACCGCGGCGGGCTCACCGGCACCGCCAGTGCCCATGTCACCGTCGGCAACACCGCACCGAAGGTGACCCTGGAACTGCCCGGTGACGGCCAGTTGTTCACCTTCGGCGACAAGGTGCCGTTCAAGGTGACCGTGACCGACCCCGAGGACGGCACGGTCGACTGCTCCAAGGTGAAGGTCACCCACATCCTCGGCCACGACAGCCACGGCCACCCGATCACCTCGGCCAATGGCTGCGAGGGAACCCTCCAGACGTCCGCCGACAGCGAGCACGACCCCAACGCCAACATCTTCGGGGTCTTCGACGCCGAGTACACCGACCAGGGCGCGGGCGGCCAGCCGCCGCTGACCACCCACGACCAGAACATCGTCCAGCCCAAGCACCGCCAGGCCGAGCACTACGGCGACTCCCAGGGCGTCGATGTGATCAACCACACCCCGGCCAACGGCGGCAAGACGGTCGGCAACATCGAGAACGGGGACTGGATCGCCTTTACCCCCTACCTGCTCGCCAATGCCAAGGACTTCACCGCACGCGTCTCCTCCGCGGGCGCCGGCGGCACGCTGGAGGTCCGCGCGGGATCCCCGACGGGCACGCTGCTCGGCAGCGCCACCGTGCCGGTGACCGGCGACTGGGAGACCTTCCAGGACGTCACGACGCCACTGCAGAACCCGCCGGCCGAGACCACCAAGCTCTACCTGGTGTTCACCGGCGGCGCGGGAGCGCTCTTCGACGTGGACGACTTCACCATCGGCACCGGCTGA
- a CDS encoding inositol-3-phosphate synthase codes for MRNPRPPGRQPVTTRPDDITPPRDAPRTGVWLIGARGSVATTAVAGCAAVAGGLQPATGMVTETAPFVDSGLPALADLVFGGHDTATTPLPKRAEALAADGVLPYGLPAAVRAELAAAAAAVRPGGPQPGDGRGEEELIAAFAADLTDFLRTHGLARAVVVNVASTEAAPEDPGTLPPSSLYAAAALRAGCPYVNFTPSTGLHHPRLRERAERSGLPYAGRDGKTGQTLLRSVLAPMFAQRALAVRSWSGTNLLGGGDGAALADPGAAAAKNAGKARVLSDTLGELPDGELHIDNVPALGDWKTAWDHVAFEGFLGSRMVLQTIWQGCDSALAAPLVLDLARLTARAHEIGLAGPLPELGFYFKDPDGGPAALADQYAALVGLAGRLRGRS; via the coding sequence ATGCGCAACCCACGCCCACCCGGGAGGCAGCCAGTGACCACCCGCCCCGACGACATCACCCCACCCCGCGACGCACCCCGTACGGGGGTCTGGCTCATCGGCGCGCGCGGCTCCGTCGCCACCACCGCCGTGGCGGGCTGTGCCGCCGTCGCCGGGGGGTTGCAGCCGGCGACCGGAATGGTCACCGAGACCGCGCCGTTCGTGGACAGCGGCCTTCCCGCGCTCGCCGACCTCGTCTTCGGCGGCCATGACACCGCCACGACCCCGCTGCCCAAGCGGGCCGAGGCGCTGGCCGCCGACGGGGTGCTGCCGTATGGGCTGCCCGCCGCCGTACGCGCGGAACTCGCCGCCGCCGCCGCGGCCGTCCGCCCCGGCGGGCCGCAGCCCGGCGACGGCCGCGGTGAGGAGGAACTGATCGCGGCCTTCGCCGCCGACCTCACCGACTTCCTCCGCACGCACGGGCTGGCCCGCGCCGTCGTCGTCAACGTCGCCTCCACCGAAGCGGCCCCGGAGGACCCCGGGACCCTGCCGCCCAGCTCCCTCTACGCCGCCGCCGCGCTGCGCGCCGGATGCCCGTACGTCAACTTCACCCCCTCCACCGGGCTCCACCACCCCCGGTTGCGCGAGCGCGCCGAGCGATCCGGGCTGCCGTACGCGGGGCGCGACGGCAAGACCGGGCAGACGCTGCTGCGGTCCGTCCTCGCGCCGATGTTCGCGCAGCGGGCGCTGGCCGTACGGAGCTGGTCCGGTACGAACCTCCTCGGTGGCGGCGACGGCGCCGCCCTCGCCGACCCGGGCGCCGCGGCGGCCAAGAACGCCGGGAAGGCGCGGGTCCTCTCCGACACCCTCGGCGAACTCCCCGACGGTGAGCTGCACATCGACAACGTGCCCGCGCTCGGCGACTGGAAGACCGCGTGGGACCACGTCGCCTTCGAGGGCTTCCTCGGCTCCCGGATGGTTCTGCAGACCATCTGGCAGGGCTGCGACTCGGCGCTCGCCGCACCGCTCGTCCTCGACCTGGCCCGGCTGACCGCCCGCGCCCACGAGATCGGCCTGGCCGGGCCGCTCCCCGAACTCGGCTTCTACTTCAAGGACCCGGACGGCGGCCCGGCCGCCCTCGCCGACCAGTACGCGGCGCTGGTCGGCCTCGCCGGACGGCTGCGGGGCCGCTCATGA
- a CDS encoding OFA family MFS transporter — protein sequence MSTAERPEGALPFREVQDSKGRTYRIGETDRDILGHSRKLMVYLPWIAMMAISVSEYAYGSAEDTLSEAHGWTQSNTFWILSVWVFFQAGIAFPAGWLREKGILTARAAMFVGSGLCLIGFVALAHLDNVFAAIVGFGVIGGLGSGFIYATCINMVGKWFPERRGAKTGFVNGGFAYGALPFIFIFNYWFDTGNFDEVLDLIGVYVLIVVAICAWFFKDPPKNWWPADIDPLSYSGNAKSAASLAKNPPAARQYTPKEAIKTGMLPLMWVSLVLTAGVSIFGISFQVDYAKEVGFGPLVAASSMGIMSVINGVGRGVVGWLSDLWGRKTTLVFVIVVLGLAQFGVIWAGNIHNEVLFLFFAFLSGFGGGAFYPMFAALTPDYFGENYNATNYGLVYSGKLISGLFGGGLGSMVVDSWGYDGAYALAGGISMLAAAVALLLRQPGRPRVRGIAPNPQPISREAV from the coding sequence ATGAGCACAGCAGAACGACCGGAGGGGGCCCTCCCCTTCCGTGAAGTGCAGGACAGCAAGGGACGCACGTATCGCATCGGTGAGACGGACCGCGACATCCTGGGCCACAGCCGGAAGCTGATGGTCTATCTGCCGTGGATCGCGATGATGGCCATCAGCGTGTCCGAGTACGCGTACGGCTCGGCCGAGGACACGCTCTCGGAGGCGCACGGCTGGACCCAGAGCAACACCTTCTGGATCCTGAGCGTCTGGGTGTTCTTCCAGGCCGGGATCGCCTTCCCGGCCGGGTGGCTGCGGGAGAAGGGGATCCTGACCGCACGGGCGGCGATGTTCGTGGGGTCGGGGCTGTGTCTGATCGGGTTCGTGGCCCTCGCCCACCTGGACAACGTTTTCGCCGCCATCGTCGGATTCGGTGTCATCGGCGGGCTCGGCTCCGGATTCATCTATGCCACCTGCATCAATATGGTGGGCAAGTGGTTCCCGGAGCGGCGCGGGGCGAAGACGGGGTTTGTCAACGGCGGGTTCGCCTACGGCGCGCTGCCGTTCATCTTCATCTTCAACTACTGGTTCGACACGGGTAACTTCGACGAGGTCCTGGACCTCATCGGGGTCTATGTGCTGATCGTCGTGGCGATCTGCGCCTGGTTCTTCAAGGACCCGCCGAAGAACTGGTGGCCCGCCGACATCGACCCGCTGAGCTACAGCGGCAACGCCAAGAGCGCGGCGAGTCTGGCGAAGAACCCGCCGGCGGCGCGGCAGTACACGCCCAAGGAGGCGATCAAGACCGGGATGCTGCCGCTGATGTGGGTGTCCCTGGTGCTCACCGCCGGGGTGTCCATCTTCGGCATCTCCTTCCAGGTCGACTACGCCAAGGAGGTGGGCTTCGGCCCACTGGTGGCGGCCTCGTCCATGGGCATCATGTCCGTCATCAACGGTGTCGGACGCGGTGTGGTCGGCTGGCTCTCGGACCTGTGGGGGCGCAAGACGACCCTGGTGTTCGTCATCGTGGTGCTGGGCCTCGCCCAGTTCGGGGTGATCTGGGCCGGCAATATCCACAACGAGGTGCTGTTCCTCTTCTTCGCCTTCCTCTCCGGATTCGGCGGCGGCGCCTTCTACCCGATGTTCGCGGCGCTGACCCCGGACTACTTCGGGGAGAACTACAACGCCACCAACTACGGCCTGGTGTACAGCGGAAAGCTGATCAGCGGGCTGTTCGGCGGCGGGTTGGGCTCGATGGTGGTCGACTCCTGGGGCTACGACGGCGCGTACGCGCTCGCCGGAGGCATCTCCATGCTGGCGGCCGCGGTGGCCCTGCTGCTGCGGCAACCGGGTCGGCCACGGGTCCGGGGCATCGCCCCGAACCCGCAGCCGATCAGCCGCGAGGCCGTCTAG
- a CDS encoding UbiA family prenyltransferase, with protein sequence MTRAAAERGGWGNWGDWAELLRVSALFTVPGDALAGAAAARCGPNRGTALAVCSSLCLYEAGMALNDWADRDIDAVERPGRPLPSGRIAPGAALTAATGLTVAGLLCAAAAGRPALTTATALAGTVWAYDLGLKNTPAGPPAMAAARALDLLLGATASAPAAVRSALPRPPSWAPTPSR encoded by the coding sequence ATGACGCGGGCGGCGGCGGAGCGTGGGGGCTGGGGGAACTGGGGCGACTGGGCCGAACTGCTCCGGGTATCGGCCCTGTTCACCGTGCCCGGTGACGCCCTGGCGGGCGCGGCCGCGGCCCGGTGCGGCCCCAACCGGGGCACCGCGCTCGCGGTCTGCTCGTCGCTGTGCCTCTACGAGGCGGGCATGGCGCTCAACGACTGGGCGGACCGGGACATCGACGCCGTGGAACGCCCCGGCCGCCCGCTGCCGTCGGGCCGTATCGCCCCGGGCGCCGCGCTGACCGCCGCGACCGGGCTGACCGTCGCCGGGCTGCTCTGCGCCGCCGCCGCGGGCCGCCCGGCCCTCACCACGGCGACGGCCCTGGCGGGCACGGTGTGGGCGTACGACCTGGGGCTGAAGAACACCCCCGCGGGCCCGCCCGCCATGGCCGCCGCCCGCGCGCTGGACCTCCTCCTCGGCGCCACCGCCTCCGCCCCCGCCGCCGTGCGCTCCGCCCTGCCCCGGCCGCCCTCCTGGGCGCCCACACCCTCGCGGTGA
- a CDS encoding nucleotide pyrophosphatase/phosphodiesterase family protein, whose translation MSDLSGRGGPTPLLVLDVVGLTPRLLDHMPRLKALARSGSRAALGTVLPAVTCAAQSTFLTGTTPAEHGIVGNGWYFREMGEVLLWRQHNGLVGGDKLWDAARRAYPGYTVANICWWYAMGSDTDITVTPRPVYYADGRKEPDCYTRPPALHDELTAELGTFPLFHFWGPGADLVSSQWIIDATRHILRTSPTDLVLTYLPHLDYDLQRYGPDDPRAHAAATELDTALGPLLDDATARGRTVVALSEYGITRVSRPVDINRALRRAGLLEVHTQDGMEYLDPGASRAFAVADHQLAHVYVRRAEDLDATRAALAGLPGIAELLDDEGKKAHGLDHPRSGELVAVAAPDAWFTYYYWLDDARAPDFAQLVEIHRKPGYDPAELFMDPKDPYVRVRAATALARKKTGMRYRMAVVPLDPSPVRGSHGRLPDREEDGPVLLCSQPGAVSGQVAATDVKTLLLRLAGLTNATTEGDTP comes from the coding sequence ATGAGCGACCTGAGCGGCAGGGGCGGCCCGACCCCCCTCCTCGTCCTCGATGTCGTCGGGCTGACCCCACGGCTGCTGGACCATATGCCGCGCCTCAAGGCCCTCGCCCGCTCCGGCTCCCGTGCCGCGCTGGGCACCGTGCTGCCCGCCGTCACCTGCGCCGCCCAGTCGACGTTCCTCACCGGCACCACCCCCGCCGAACACGGCATCGTCGGCAACGGCTGGTACTTCCGCGAGATGGGCGAGGTGCTGCTGTGGCGGCAGCACAACGGGCTGGTCGGCGGCGACAAGCTGTGGGACGCCGCCCGCCGTGCCTACCCCGGCTACACGGTGGCCAACATCTGCTGGTGGTACGCGATGGGCTCGGACACCGACATCACCGTCACCCCGCGCCCCGTCTACTACGCCGACGGCCGCAAGGAGCCGGACTGCTACACCAGGCCCCCCGCGCTGCACGACGAACTCACCGCGGAGCTCGGCACCTTCCCGCTCTTCCACTTCTGGGGGCCGGGCGCCGATCTGGTCTCCTCGCAGTGGATCATCGACGCCACCCGCCACATCCTGCGGACCAGCCCCACCGATCTGGTGCTGACCTACCTTCCGCATCTGGACTACGACCTCCAGCGGTACGGCCCCGACGACCCCCGCGCCCACGCCGCCGCCACCGAGCTCGACACCGCCCTCGGCCCGCTGCTCGACGACGCCACCGCCCGCGGCCGCACCGTCGTGGCGCTGTCCGAGTACGGCATCACCCGGGTCTCCCGGCCCGTGGACATCAACCGGGCGCTGCGCCGCGCCGGGCTGCTGGAGGTGCACACCCAGGACGGCATGGAGTATCTGGACCCCGGCGCCTCCAGGGCCTTCGCGGTCGCCGACCACCAGCTCGCCCATGTGTATGTGCGCCGCGCGGAGGACCTGGACGCCACCCGCGCCGCCCTGGCCGGTCTGCCCGGGATCGCCGAACTCCTCGACGACGAGGGGAAGAAGGCCCACGGCCTGGACCACCCCCGCTCCGGGGAGCTGGTCGCGGTGGCCGCGCCGGACGCCTGGTTCACGTACTACTACTGGCTCGACGACGCCCGCGCCCCCGACTTCGCGCAGCTCGTGGAGATCCACCGCAAGCCCGGCTATGACCCGGCCGAGCTGTTCATGGACCCCAAGGACCCCTATGTGCGGGTGCGGGCCGCCACCGCCCTGGCCCGCAAGAAGACCGGGATGCGCTACCGCATGGCCGTCGTCCCGCTCGATCCGTCCCCGGTGCGCGGCAGCCACGGCCGCCTCCCGGACCGCGAGGAGGACGGGCCCGTCCTCCTCTGCTCCCAGCCCGGCGCGGTGAGCGGTCAAGTGGCCGCCACCGACGTCAAAACCCTGCTCCTCCGCCTCGCCGGCCTGACGAACGCAACCACCGAAGGAGACACCCCGTGA